A stretch of Deferribacter autotrophicus DNA encodes these proteins:
- the rny gene encoding ribonuclease Y: MIWLYVLLAVAGLIIGFLLGIIIQKKKNENENIRLNKTAEEIINRAKREADEIVKEAKLEAKEIIFKGKQELEKEVKEKRKELQLQEKRLISKEETIDKKLELVDKKEELISKREQELENKLQQVKEKMDEAENLRSQLLNEIEKVAGMTRDEAKEMLINEMVAEAKKEAARTLKEIEEETKLMAEKKAQSIIATAIQRCAPEYVGEVVVSVVSLPNDEMKGRIIGREGRNIRTFESITGVDIIVDDTPEAVILSSYDPFRREIAKLTLEKLIADGRIHPARIEEVYEKSKAELEKYILEVGEETAFNLGLHNIHPELLKLIGRLKYRTSYGQNVLAHSIEVAKIAGIMAAELGLDEKLAKRAGLLHDIGKAIDQESEGSHTEIGVEIAKKYNEHPMVINAILSHHGEEEFKFVESVLIQAADAISASRPGARREVLESYIKRLEKLEEIAGSFEGVNKSFAIQAGREVRIIVEPDKIGDDEIITLSRDISKRIEEELTYPGQIKVVVIRESRAVEYAK, translated from the coding sequence ATGATTTGGTTGTATGTGTTACTAGCTGTCGCTGGTTTAATTATTGGATTTTTGCTTGGAATAATTATTCAGAAGAAAAAGAATGAAAATGAAAACATTAGGCTGAATAAAACAGCAGAAGAAATTATTAACAGAGCAAAAAGAGAAGCGGATGAGATTGTTAAAGAAGCAAAACTTGAAGCAAAAGAGATAATATTTAAAGGTAAACAAGAGCTTGAAAAAGAGGTTAAAGAGAAAAGGAAAGAACTTCAACTGCAGGAAAAAAGACTTATTTCAAAAGAAGAAACAATTGATAAAAAGCTAGAACTTGTTGATAAAAAAGAAGAATTAATATCAAAGAGAGAGCAAGAATTAGAAAACAAACTTCAGCAAGTTAAAGAAAAAATGGATGAGGCTGAAAATTTAAGAAGTCAGCTATTAAATGAAATTGAAAAAGTAGCTGGAATGACCCGCGATGAAGCAAAAGAAATGCTTATTAATGAGATGGTGGCTGAGGCTAAAAAAGAAGCCGCAAGGACTTTGAAAGAGATAGAAGAAGAAACAAAATTGATGGCTGAGAAGAAGGCTCAAAGTATAATTGCCACAGCTATTCAAAGATGTGCTCCTGAGTATGTTGGGGAAGTTGTTGTTTCAGTTGTAAGTTTGCCAAATGATGAGATGAAAGGAAGAATTATTGGTCGTGAAGGTAGAAATATTAGAACATTTGAGAGTATTACCGGTGTTGATATCATTGTTGATGATACACCTGAAGCAGTTATATTGTCATCTTATGACCCATTTAGAAGGGAAATAGCTAAATTGACTCTGGAAAAATTGATTGCCGATGGAAGGATACATCCAGCTAGGATTGAAGAAGTTTATGAAAAAAGTAAAGCTGAATTAGAAAAATACATACTTGAAGTTGGTGAAGAAACAGCATTTAATCTTGGACTACATAATATTCATCCTGAGCTGTTAAAGTTGATAGGTAGATTAAAATATAGAACAAGTTATGGTCAAAATGTTCTTGCTCACTCAATTGAGGTGGCAAAAATTGCTGGAATTATGGCTGCTGAGCTTGGCTTGGATGAAAAACTTGCCAAAAGAGCAGGACTTTTACATGATATCGGTAAAGCAATTGACCAGGAAAGTGAAGGTTCACATACAGAGATAGGTGTGGAAATAGCTAAAAAATATAATGAACATCCAATGGTGATAAACGCTATTTTGTCTCACCACGGTGAAGAAGAATTTAAATTTGTGGAATCTGTATTAATTCAAGCTGCTGATGCAATTTCAGCTTCAAGGCCAGGAGCTAGAAGAGAAGTGCTTGAATCTTATATCAAGCGATTAGAGAAGTTAGAAGAAATTGCAGGTTCTTTTGAAGGGGTTAATAAAAGTTTTGCCATTCAGGCGGGTCGTGAGGTTAGAATCATTGTAGAACCTGATAAAATTGGAGATGATGAAATTATTACACTTTCAAGGGATATTTCCAAAAGAATTGAGGAAGAGCTTACATATCCCGGACAGATAAAAGTTGTCGTTATTAGAGAATCAAGAGCTGTGGAGTATGCAAAATAA
- the rplT gene encoding 50S ribosomal protein L20 — MPRAKGGFKTRRRRKKWLKLTKGFRGAANNVYRKSREAAERALVYAYRDRKQRKREFRKLWIIRINAAVRQYGLSYSKFMGLLKKNNVEINRKVLSEMAIHNPEEFEKLVKKVTG, encoded by the coding sequence GTGCCAAGAGCTAAAGGTGGATTTAAGACAAGAAGGCGTAGGAAAAAATGGCTAAAACTTACTAAGGGTTTTCGCGGTGCTGCTAACAACGTTTACAGAAAAAGCCGTGAAGCTGCAGAACGTGCCCTCGTATATGCTTATAGGGACAGAAAGCAGAGAAAGAGAGAGTTTAGAAAGCTTTGGATTATTCGTATTAATGCAGCAGTTAGACAGTATGGTTTGAGTTACAGTAAGTTTATGGGATTGTTGAAAAAAAATAATGTTGAGATTAACCGTAAGGTACTTTCTGAAATGGCAATTCACAATCCCGAAGAGTTTGAGAAACTGGTCAAAAAAGTTACAGGATAA
- a CDS encoding cell division protein ZapA, with amino-acid sequence MKVSEVSIYGNKYRIRSELDEGFLKEAAKLVEDGMRDIEKNYKILTTSKIAIMAAFNLAAEYLKLKKEVVFLETKLDEIEKKISFAEG; translated from the coding sequence TTGAAGGTTTCAGAAGTATCGATATATGGCAATAAATATAGAATAAGGTCAGAGCTGGATGAAGGTTTTTTGAAAGAAGCTGCAAAGCTGGTTGAAGATGGAATGAGAGATATAGAGAAGAATTATAAAATTTTGACAACTTCGAAGATTGCCATAATGGCAGCGTTTAATTTGGCTGCTGAGTATTTAAAATTAAAAAAAGAAGTAGTTTTTTTAGAAACGAAACTTGATGAGATAGAGAAAAAAATTAGTTTTGCAGAGGGTTAA
- the thrS gene encoding threonine--tRNA ligase translates to MMKVVLPDKSEIEVRDNATVKEVAEAIGRGLAKQAVAGVINGKMVDIYYTVNDRDEVKIITERDKEGLEILRHSTAHLMAQAVKRLFKNVKVTIGPTIEDGFYYDFDIDTPFTEDDLEKIEAEMAKIAKENLPIRRKELTKEEAIELFKKLGEDYKVEIINELDEDIVSVYEQGEFVDLCRGPHLESTGKIKYFKLLSVAGAYWRGDENNKMLQRIYGTAWFKKSELDEYLHRLEEAKKRDHRKLGKELELFSTFDEIGAGLICWFPKGARIRSVIESFWKEEHYKNGYEMLYTPHIGKSTLWETSGHLAFYQENMYSPMDIEGNNYYIKPMNCPFHIMVYKSKVRSYRDLPLRWAELGTVYRYERSGVLHGLLRVRGFTQDDAHIICTQEQIVDEIKEVLRFSLKMWENFGFDQIKGYIATRPEKSVGDDEMWEKATHSLENAIKDSGIEFELDEGGGAFYGPKIDLKIKDAIGREWQMTTIQFDFNLPERFDMTYVDKDGKEKRPFMVHRALLGSLERFFGVLIEHYAGAFPFWLAPIQIRIINVSDAQYDYCKDIENRLRKEGFRVEFDSRNEKIGYKIREAQLQKIPHMIIIGNNEVEAEKVSVRLRTGENKNNLDFFEYISVIKELDSSRSKNLWR, encoded by the coding sequence ATGATGAAGGTTGTTTTGCCAGATAAATCTGAGATAGAAGTTAGAGATAATGCCACAGTGAAGGAGGTTGCAGAGGCAATAGGTAGAGGGCTTGCAAAGCAGGCTGTGGCTGGTGTTATAAATGGAAAGATGGTGGATATTTACTATACCGTTAATGATAGAGATGAAGTTAAGATTATTACCGAAAGAGATAAAGAAGGTCTTGAAATACTGAGGCATTCTACAGCTCATTTGATGGCTCAAGCCGTAAAGAGACTTTTTAAAAATGTGAAGGTTACCATTGGTCCTACTATTGAAGACGGGTTTTATTATGATTTTGATATAGATACCCCTTTTACAGAGGATGATCTTGAAAAAATTGAAGCGGAAATGGCAAAAATTGCCAAAGAGAATTTACCTATTAGAAGGAAAGAGCTTACCAAGGAAGAAGCCATTGAGTTGTTTAAAAAATTAGGTGAAGATTATAAAGTTGAGATAATAAATGAGTTGGATGAAGATATTGTATCTGTTTATGAGCAGGGAGAGTTTGTAGATCTTTGTCGAGGACCTCATCTTGAATCAACCGGAAAAATAAAATATTTTAAGCTTCTCAGTGTTGCAGGAGCATACTGGAGAGGCGATGAAAACAATAAAATGCTTCAAAGGATTTACGGTACCGCCTGGTTTAAAAAGAGTGAGCTTGATGAGTATCTTCACAGACTTGAAGAAGCAAAGAAAAGGGATCATAGAAAGTTAGGTAAAGAGCTGGAGCTGTTTTCAACCTTTGATGAGATTGGTGCCGGACTTATTTGCTGGTTTCCAAAGGGTGCAAGGATTAGATCAGTTATTGAGTCTTTTTGGAAAGAGGAGCATTATAAAAACGGTTATGAAATGCTCTATACACCCCATATAGGGAAATCTACACTTTGGGAGACTTCCGGACATCTTGCCTTTTATCAAGAGAATATGTATTCACCTATGGATATTGAGGGCAATAACTATTATATAAAACCGATGAACTGTCCATTCCATATTATGGTATACAAGTCAAAGGTTCGCTCGTACAGAGATTTGCCTCTACGTTGGGCTGAGCTTGGTACTGTTTACAGGTATGAACGATCTGGGGTATTACATGGTTTGTTAAGGGTGAGAGGTTTTACGCAGGATGATGCCCATATAATTTGTACACAGGAGCAGATTGTTGATGAGATAAAGGAAGTTTTAAGATTTTCTTTGAAAATGTGGGAAAATTTTGGATTTGATCAGATAAAAGGTTATATTGCCACACGTCCTGAAAAGAGTGTGGGTGATGATGAAATGTGGGAAAAGGCCACTCATTCTCTTGAGAACGCTATTAAAGATTCTGGCATAGAATTTGAATTGGATGAAGGTGGTGGTGCTTTTTACGGTCCTAAAATAGATCTTAAGATTAAAGATGCTATTGGAAGAGAGTGGCAGATGACCACTATTCAGTTCGATTTTAATCTTCCTGAGCGTTTTGATATGACTTATGTGGATAAAGATGGTAAAGAGAAAAGGCCATTCATGGTGCACAGGGCGTTGCTTGGCTCTCTGGAAAGGTTTTTTGGTGTGCTGATAGAACATTATGCCGGTGCTTTTCCATTTTGGCTTGCTCCTATTCAGATAAGAATAATCAATGTTTCTGATGCACAATACGATTATTGTAAAGATATAGAAAATAGATTGAGGAAAGAAGGTTTTAGGGTAGAATTTGATAGCAGAAATGAAAAGATTGGATATAAAATTAGGGAAGCACAGCTTCAAAAAATCCCGCATATGATTATTATTGGAAACAATGAAGTTGAGGCTGAGAAAGTTTCTGTGAGGTTAAGAACAGGAGAAAATAAAAATAATCTTGATTTTTTTGAATATATTAGTGTAATAAAGGAGCTAGATAGCTCTCGTAGTAAAAATTTATGGAGGTGA
- the pheS gene encoding phenylalanine--tRNA ligase subunit alpha codes for MELDLSNVKGFEEEIEASITIDELYQVKVKYLGKKGSISLLNKQMKNFPPEQRPEIGKKINELRTRFEELYNARYNRLKEEEKKKRLEQESIDVTMPGFPFTPGALHPITRVYYEIVDIFTAMGFEVATGPEVEYDYYNFEALNIPKEHPARDMQDTFYITDEILLRTHTSPVQIRVMEANTPPIKIIAPGKVYRCDHDVTHSPMFHQVEGLLVAEKVTFADLKGTLTLFIKRMFGEDIPVRFRPSFFPFTEPSAEVDMGCVICGGKGCRVCGHTGWLEILGCGMVDPEVFKSVKYDTEKYQGYAFGMGIERIAMLKYGIDDLRLFYDNKLRFLKQF; via the coding sequence ATGGAGCTTGATTTAAGTAATGTAAAAGGGTTTGAAGAAGAGATAGAAGCAAGTATTACCATTGATGAACTGTATCAGGTGAAGGTTAAATATCTTGGTAAAAAAGGTAGTATTTCTCTGTTAAATAAACAAATGAAAAATTTTCCACCTGAGCAGAGACCAGAAATTGGTAAAAAGATAAATGAGCTCAGAACAAGATTTGAAGAATTATACAATGCTAGATACAACAGGTTGAAGGAAGAAGAGAAGAAAAAGAGATTAGAGCAAGAATCCATCGATGTAACAATGCCTGGGTTCCCTTTTACACCTGGGGCATTGCATCCTATTACAAGAGTTTATTATGAAATTGTGGATATTTTTACTGCTATGGGCTTTGAAGTGGCCACTGGCCCAGAGGTAGAATATGATTATTACAATTTTGAGGCGTTAAATATTCCAAAAGAGCATCCTGCGAGAGATATGCAGGATACTTTTTATATCACTGATGAAATTTTGCTAAGAACGCATACTTCTCCTGTGCAAATTAGAGTTATGGAAGCAAATACTCCTCCCATTAAAATAATTGCACCAGGTAAAGTTTATAGATGTGACCATGATGTTACGCATTCACCAATGTTTCATCAGGTAGAAGGGTTGTTGGTGGCTGAAAAGGTGACTTTTGCTGATTTGAAAGGGACTTTGACACTCTTTATCAAAAGGATGTTTGGTGAAGATATCCCTGTAAGATTCAGGCCAAGCTTCTTCCCTTTTACAGAGCCAAGTGCTGAAGTGGATATGGGGTGCGTAATTTGTGGTGGTAAAGGGTGTAGAGTTTGTGGTCATACAGGGTGGCTTGAGATTTTAGGGTGCGGGATGGTAGATCCCGAGGTTTTCAAATCTGTAAAATATGATACTGAGAAGTATCAGGGGTATGCTTTTGGGATGGGGATTGAACGTATTGCTATGTTAAAATATGGCATAGATGATTTGAGATTGTTCTATGATAATAAATTGAGATTTTTGAAACAATTTTAA
- a CDS encoding 5-formyltetrahydrofolate cyclo-ligase, whose amino-acid sequence MNKNELRKRFKDLRSNMSDLEVRKKSKVIVDKFLSMHGNYEKYLLYYSFNNEVRTIELISHLRKEKKKIYLPILHDDEFYVGEFTDFSEMNENVYGIFEPTEKLNVCEFDVVVVPGLAFDEECYRLGFGKGYYDRFLKSVKRKICVGFAYDFQVVKKLPVDNHDEKLDLIITEKRILGGE is encoded by the coding sequence ATGAACAAGAATGAATTACGTAAAAGGTTTAAAGATTTAAGAAGTAATATGAGTGATTTGGAGGTTAGGAAAAAGAGTAAAGTAATTGTAGATAAGTTCTTATCTATGCATGGAAATTATGAGAAATATCTTCTTTATTATAGTTTTAACAATGAAGTAAGAACTATTGAATTAATCAGTCATCTAAGAAAGGAAAAAAAGAAGATTTATTTGCCAATTTTACATGATGATGAGTTTTATGTTGGTGAATTTACTGATTTTAGTGAAATGAATGAAAATGTTTATGGAATTTTTGAACCGACAGAAAAATTAAATGTGTGTGAATTTGATGTGGTTGTGGTACCAGGTTTAGCTTTTGATGAAGAGTGTTATCGACTTGGGTTTGGTAAAGGGTACTACGACAGATTTTTAAAGTCTGTGAAAAGAAAAATATGTGTGGGTTTTGCCTACGACTTTCAGGTGGTTAAGAAACTGCCTGTGGATAATCATGATGAGAAACTAGACTTGATTATTACTGAAAAAAGAATATTAGGAGGCGAATGA
- a CDS encoding AAA family ATPase — MKILEALKPEKFEDIIGQDHLTGENTLFRRVVERGDFASLILIGPPGSGKTSIASIIGKYHSLNFYRLHAANSSAADIRRIVEETKGFGRQSIVFIDEIHHYSKSQQNLLLNIIDEQYIKLIGASTENPYYNLIPPLRSRSLLFNLNKPDRGTLEKIFQKGVSWVKKEFAVKDVKVEDEFVESLLETADGDIRRLLIFVENSALIAERVDGVLIFDRKVLDRLPYNFRYSKDEHYHALSAMIKSIRGSDPDAALLWCLKLLKSGVDPRVIFRRLLISASEDIGNAMPDALVVANAAYEAFEKVGLPEGKIIMSQLVTYLASCPKSNRSYIAVKECEKFLEKNNPIPPDHLRSDSKKYKYPFDYGGFVKQAYCDENILFYKPLKVGFESKFLERLKRLWGTEKYEQE; from the coding sequence ATGAAAATATTAGAAGCTTTAAAACCTGAAAAATTTGAGGATATTATAGGTCAGGATCACCTTACAGGTGAAAACACTCTATTTAGAAGAGTGGTGGAAAGAGGTGATTTTGCATCTTTAATATTAATTGGCCCCCCTGGTAGTGGAAAAACGAGCATTGCCTCTATTATTGGTAAATACCACTCATTGAATTTTTACAGATTGCATGCGGCAAACAGTAGTGCGGCTGATATTAGAAGAATTGTAGAAGAAACAAAGGGGTTTGGCCGACAGTCAATTGTATTTATTGATGAGATTCACCATTACAGTAAGTCTCAGCAAAATTTACTTTTAAACATAATTGATGAGCAGTATATAAAACTAATTGGGGCATCTACTGAAAACCCTTATTATAACTTGATTCCACCATTAAGGTCTCGAAGCCTTTTATTCAATTTAAACAAACCTGACAGAGGAACCCTTGAGAAAATTTTTCAAAAAGGGGTTTCATGGGTTAAAAAAGAATTTGCTGTCAAAGATGTAAAAGTTGAAGATGAATTTGTTGAATCTTTGCTTGAGACTGCTGATGGTGATATCAGAAGGTTACTGATTTTTGTTGAAAATTCAGCGCTGATAGCTGAAAGGGTTGATGGTGTTTTGATATTTGATAGGAAAGTGCTTGATAGGCTTCCTTATAATTTCAGGTATTCAAAGGATGAGCATTATCATGCATTATCAGCAATGATTAAAAGTATTAGAGGAAGCGATCCTGACGCTGCATTACTTTGGTGTTTGAAACTTTTAAAAAGTGGTGTGGATCCAAGGGTGATTTTTAGGAGGCTTCTTATTTCTGCCTCAGAAGATATTGGAAATGCAATGCCTGATGCTCTTGTTGTTGCAAATGCAGCCTATGAAGCATTTGAAAAAGTAGGTTTACCTGAAGGTAAAATTATTATGTCCCAACTTGTTACGTATTTGGCGTCATGTCCAAAAAGTAACCGTTCTTATATTGCTGTAAAAGAGTGTGAAAAATTTTTAGAAAAAAATAATCCTATACCACCTGATCATTTAAGATCAGATAGTAAAAAGTATAAGTATCCTTTTGATTACGGCGGTTTTGTAAAACAGGCATACTGTGATGAGAACATTCTGTTTTATAAACCTTTAAAAGTGGGGTTTGAATCAAAATTTTTGGAAAGGCTTAAACGACTTTGGGGAACTGAGAAGTATGAACAAGAATGA
- the rpmI gene encoding 50S ribosomal protein L35, with amino-acid sequence MPKVKTHRGAAKRFKVTGSGKIKYKKSGLRHLLSSKAAKRKRALRHPGILEGADAQNVKKLVPYL; translated from the coding sequence ATGCCAAAGGTAAAGACCCACAGAGGGGCTGCCAAAAGGTTTAAGGTAACCGGCAGCGGAAAAATCAAGTACAAAAAGAGTGGCTTGAGGCACCTCCTTTCCTCAAAAGCCGCAAAGAGAAAGCGCGCATTGCGCCACCCTGGCATCCTGGAAGGAGCAGATGCCCAGAATGTCAAAAAATTAGTACCGTATCTTTAA
- the pheT gene encoding phenylalanine--tRNA ligase subunit beta, which yields MKVSYSWLSDFIDIKSIDPKDLVDKLTMSGLEVEELIIKEKVENVVFGKVLEKVKHPDADKLSICKVYDGLETYQVICGAANVEAGQIVPFAKIGAKLPIGLKIKKAKIRGVESYGMICSAAELGLEEKSDGIMVLNVSEDKLGENVSDYLGLEDVILDISITPNRADCLSIYGVAREISALYNLPLKNKTYNLTEVEENAAEYKKVEVKDKDKCPIYLGRIIKDVRIKESPIWMQNRLRSVGVRPINNVVDITNYVLFEYGQPLHTFDMSKLQGNVIIRTAKPGEKIITLDGKERELKDYMLVIADEEKVVAVAGIMGGEHSGICDETKDVFLECAYFKPESIRVTARRLGMQTDSSYRFERGIDKGNVFNMVDYAAFLLQEYADGKVLKGVLSNDYDEVKPVKVSFNLSKVNKLLGTDIKAEEAKNILERLQFKVHSQNDNDYEVEVPTHRVDVERWVDIAEEIARIYGYEKIETTIPEIKADSRQAPLFLKVQREVRESLKTLGFYEAINFSFMNDDFLAKFDDKEKFVYLKNPLSEDMNALRTYVFPGLVANTVGNIRQGFGQGRFFELANVFVKTSEDKLPEQKLHLALSITDEFWPLSWSAKDKIEPFYYLKGIVENIFLNYKLKPRFEKCDKVFLHPGKSAYLVCDGETVGFMGELHPDIIEYLDIDKNIFIAEIFFEKVVKLIESNKIQYKKFSVFPSVTKDLSVVVGKNVYVDDMIESIEKMSNLIDSVVLYDVYQGDKIGVDKISLTFRIYFSSIERTLTDEETNNLLEKIIDDLKEKFGAELR from the coding sequence ATGAAGGTATCTTATAGCTGGCTATCCGATTTTATTGATATAAAAAGTATTGACCCAAAAGACTTGGTTGACAAGCTTACCATGAGTGGGCTTGAAGTTGAAGAGTTGATAATAAAAGAAAAAGTTGAAAATGTTGTATTCGGTAAGGTACTGGAAAAAGTTAAACATCCCGATGCTGATAAACTATCCATATGTAAAGTGTATGATGGATTGGAGACATATCAGGTAATTTGCGGCGCTGCTAATGTTGAGGCTGGGCAAATTGTTCCTTTTGCAAAGATAGGTGCTAAGTTACCGATAGGATTGAAGATTAAAAAGGCTAAAATTAGAGGTGTTGAATCCTATGGTATGATCTGTTCTGCAGCAGAGCTTGGTTTGGAAGAGAAAAGTGATGGAATTATGGTTTTGAATGTGTCTGAGGATAAATTAGGAGAGAATGTAAGTGATTATCTTGGATTGGAAGATGTTATTCTTGATATTTCCATTACACCGAACAGGGCTGATTGTCTCAGTATTTATGGAGTGGCAAGAGAAATTTCTGCATTATACAATTTACCGCTGAAGAATAAAACTTATAATCTTACTGAAGTGGAAGAAAATGCGGCTGAATACAAAAAAGTAGAGGTGAAAGATAAAGATAAATGCCCTATTTATCTGGGTAGGATTATCAAAGATGTAAGAATAAAAGAGTCACCAATTTGGATGCAGAATAGACTGCGTTCGGTGGGTGTAAGACCTATAAATAACGTTGTTGACATAACAAATTATGTCCTTTTCGAATATGGGCAACCTTTACATACTTTTGATATGTCAAAACTGCAAGGGAATGTGATTATTAGGACTGCAAAACCTGGAGAGAAAATTATAACCCTGGATGGTAAAGAAAGGGAATTGAAGGATTATATGTTAGTAATTGCTGATGAAGAGAAAGTTGTGGCTGTTGCTGGGATTATGGGTGGTGAGCATTCTGGAATATGTGATGAAACAAAAGATGTTTTTTTGGAGTGTGCATATTTTAAACCAGAAAGTATCAGGGTAACAGCAAGAAGATTGGGTATGCAAACAGATTCATCATACAGGTTTGAAAGAGGGATAGATAAGGGTAATGTTTTTAATATGGTTGATTATGCGGCATTCTTGTTACAAGAATATGCTGATGGTAAAGTATTAAAAGGTGTATTATCAAACGATTATGATGAAGTAAAACCTGTCAAAGTGAGTTTTAATTTATCAAAAGTAAATAAATTACTTGGTACTGATATTAAAGCTGAAGAAGCTAAGAATATTCTTGAAAGATTGCAGTTCAAGGTTCATTCTCAAAATGATAATGACTATGAAGTGGAAGTGCCTACACACAGAGTTGATGTAGAAAGATGGGTGGATATTGCAGAAGAGATTGCAAGAATTTATGGATATGAAAAGATTGAGACCACAATTCCTGAAATTAAAGCTGATAGCAGACAGGCACCTTTATTTTTAAAAGTTCAAAGAGAAGTTAGAGAAAGTTTGAAAACCCTTGGTTTTTATGAAGCTATTAATTTTTCTTTTATGAATGACGATTTTCTTGCTAAATTTGATGATAAAGAAAAGTTTGTATATTTGAAAAATCCTCTCAGTGAAGATATGAACGCTCTTAGAACTTATGTGTTTCCAGGACTCGTAGCAAATACCGTAGGGAATATAAGACAGGGTTTTGGTCAGGGTAGATTTTTTGAGCTTGCAAATGTTTTTGTGAAAACTTCTGAAGATAAATTACCTGAGCAGAAATTGCATTTAGCTCTTTCGATTACCGATGAATTTTGGCCTTTATCCTGGTCGGCTAAAGACAAAATTGAGCCATTTTATTATTTAAAAGGTATAGTGGAAAATATTTTTCTAAATTATAAGCTGAAACCTCGATTTGAAAAATGTGATAAAGTATTTTTACATCCTGGTAAAAGTGCATACCTAGTTTGTGATGGTGAAACTGTTGGATTTATGGGCGAGCTTCATCCTGATATTATTGAATATCTTGATATTGATAAAAATATTTTTATTGCAGAAATCTTTTTTGAAAAAGTTGTAAAATTGATTGAGTCAAACAAAATACAATATAAAAAGTTTTCGGTATTTCCTTCAGTTACAAAGGACTTATCAGTTGTTGTTGGTAAAAATGTTTATGTTGATGACATGATTGAATCTATTGAAAAGATGAGTAATCTTATTGATTCTGTAGTTCTTTATGATGTATATCAGGGTGATAAAATTGGTGTTGACAAAATAAGTCTTACTTTTAGAATTTATTTCAGCTCAATCGAAAGAACATTGACTGACGAAGAAACAAACAATTTGCTTGAAAAAATAATTGACGATTTGAAAGAGAAGTTTGGTGCTGAGTTGAGATAA
- the infC gene encoding translation initiation factor IF-3, which yields MKKEDKERVNEEITAPEVRLILEDGTQYGIVSIDEALKVAEDRGLDLVEVAPNAKPPVCKIMDYGKYKFEKNKKEREARKKLRQHQIEVKEMKFRPKIEEHDYQVKLKHVRRFLEDGDKVKIVMRYRGREMMFQEQGLEILNRVVKDLEDLCVVEKRPEMQGRQQIMVLAPKHN from the coding sequence ATAAAAAAGGAAGATAAAGAAAGGGTAAACGAGGAGATAACTGCTCCCGAGGTAAGGTTAATCCTGGAAGATGGCACTCAATATGGGATTGTTAGTATTGATGAGGCATTGAAGGTTGCAGAAGATCGAGGGCTTGATCTTGTAGAGGTTGCTCCTAATGCGAAACCCCCTGTTTGTAAGATAATGGATTATGGTAAGTATAAGTTTGAAAAGAATAAGAAAGAACGGGAAGCCCGTAAAAAACTTCGTCAACATCAGATTGAAGTAAAAGAGATGAAGTTTAGGCCGAAAATCGAGGAGCATGATTATCAGGTAAAATTGAAGCATGTGAGAAGATTCTTGGAAGATGGTGATAAAGTTAAGATTGTGATGAGATATCGTGGTAGGGAAATGATGTTCCAGGAACAAGGCCTGGAAATTTTAAATAGAGTTGTAAAAGATTTGGAAGATCTCTGTGTTGTTGAAAAACGCCCAGAGATGCAGGGTCGTCAACAGATAATGGTGCTTGCACCGAAACACAATTAA
- a CDS encoding DsrE/DsrF/TusD sulfur relay family protein yields the protein MAVKILIILNNQPYDGRDNTWNALRLAKKLHEKGEEVRIFLMNDAVDLARDITKKPDFYDQDLVQMLKELYHSGVELKVCGTCQARCGVNKNAPYFDEMIKATMNDLAEWVITSDKVLTFG from the coding sequence ATGGCAGTGAAAATTTTGATCATTTTGAATAATCAGCCTTATGATGGACGAGATAATACTTGGAATGCGTTGCGTCTTGCTAAAAAATTACATGAAAAAGGTGAAGAAGTACGAATATTTTTGATGAATGATGCAGTGGATCTTGCCAGAGATATTACAAAAAAGCCTGATTTTTATGATCAGGATCTTGTTCAGATGTTAAAAGAGCTTTATCACAGTGGTGTTGAGCTAAAAGTGTGTGGAACTTGCCAGGCCAGATGTGGCGTAAATAAAAATGCTCCTTATTTTGATGAAATGATTAAAGCTACAATGAATGATCTTGCAGAATGGGTAATTACAAGTGATAAGGTTTTGACATTTGGTTAA